In a single window of the Luteolibacter yonseiensis genome:
- the xseA gene encoding exodeoxyribonuclease VII large subunit — translation MRCPGPRAGFFERTDRVSEEDFQARKSHTTCEVPHVDLFSKPRPSEPKSLSVTQLLRRMKNLLEVQIGETWVEGEISNMRKQASGHWYFSLKDEGAQISCAMFNAKRREGAEALVDGAKVRVFAEASVYEARGQLQIIVQKAERAGAGDLQARFEALKRKLHAEGLFDADRKKPVPPFPKTIGLVTSGSGAALQDILNVLARRAPWVQPVLFPVRVQGRGAELEIAQAIEKMGRPEAFGYPRCDVLIVGRGGGSIEDLWNFNEEVVARAIAACPIPVISAVGHEIDFTIADFVADLRAPTPSAAAELAVADGAELSARLAQIRRRMTRTARERLAGAQLAVEALKRGALQRDGEKLLRESVMRVDSARGQLSHGTKLSLERLAVRLGELRARHKACHPARILERRMDAVAGLRRRLERTGRDIPVQRAERLDRLRGLLRALGPESAFQRGFSITLAADGKIVTSAAALKPGEMMRTKFADGETTSIVTPR, via the coding sequence ATGCGGTGTCCCGGTCCAAGAGCGGGATTTTTCGAGCGAACGGATCGTGTCTCAGAAGAGGATTTTCAGGCTCGAAAAAGTCACACTACCTGCGAGGTTCCGCACGTGGACTTGTTTTCGAAACCCCGGCCTTCCGAGCCGAAATCCCTTTCCGTGACCCAGCTGTTGCGGCGGATGAAAAATCTTCTGGAGGTCCAGATCGGCGAGACCTGGGTGGAGGGCGAGATTTCCAACATGCGGAAGCAGGCAAGCGGGCATTGGTATTTCTCGCTGAAAGACGAGGGCGCGCAGATTTCCTGCGCCATGTTCAACGCGAAGCGGCGGGAAGGAGCGGAGGCGCTGGTGGACGGCGCCAAAGTACGGGTCTTCGCGGAGGCGAGCGTGTATGAGGCGAGGGGACAGTTGCAGATCATCGTCCAGAAAGCGGAGCGCGCGGGGGCGGGGGATCTGCAGGCCCGATTCGAGGCCCTGAAGCGAAAACTTCATGCGGAGGGGCTTTTCGATGCCGACCGCAAGAAGCCGGTTCCGCCATTTCCCAAGACCATCGGACTCGTCACATCCGGCAGCGGCGCGGCGCTTCAGGACATTCTCAATGTGCTCGCACGGCGGGCTCCATGGGTACAGCCGGTGCTTTTTCCTGTGCGGGTGCAGGGCCGGGGGGCTGAGCTGGAAATCGCACAAGCTATTGAGAAAATGGGACGTCCGGAGGCGTTCGGCTATCCACGGTGTGACGTCCTCATCGTAGGGCGGGGCGGCGGCTCGATCGAGGATTTGTGGAATTTCAATGAGGAAGTCGTCGCGCGGGCCATCGCCGCATGTCCGATTCCGGTCATCTCCGCCGTGGGGCATGAGATCGATTTCACGATCGCGGACTTCGTGGCGGATCTCCGGGCTCCGACGCCCAGCGCGGCTGCGGAACTCGCCGTGGCGGATGGCGCGGAGCTGTCGGCCAGGCTCGCGCAGATCCGGCGGCGGATGACGCGGACGGCGCGCGAGCGGTTGGCCGGTGCGCAACTCGCGGTGGAGGCGCTGAAGCGTGGCGCGTTGCAGCGCGATGGCGAGAAACTGCTGCGTGAATCGGTCATGAGGGTGGATTCCGCACGGGGACAGCTTTCACATGGAACCAAACTCTCGTTGGAACGGCTGGCGGTGCGTCTCGGCGAGCTTCGCGCCCGTCACAAGGCATGCCATCCCGCCCGCATTCTGGAACGCCGGATGGATGCGGTGGCGGGGCTGCGCCGACGGTTGGAACGGACGGGCCGGGATATCCCGGTGCAGCGCGCGGAGCGTCTCGACCGGTTGCGCGGCCTCTTGCGCGCTCTGGGACCGGAGTCCGCGTTCCAGCGTGGATTTTCCATCACATTGGCGGCGGACGGAAAAATTGTGACCTCCGCGGCGGCGCTGAAGCCGGGAGAAATGATGCGCACGAAATTTGCCGACGGTGAAACGACCAGTATAGTCACCCCACGATGA
- a CDS encoding flavin reductase family protein translates to MIELDLLTTHAHRAYPILAGLVTPRPIAWVTTLNEDGSVNAAPFSFFNVFGDEPPLVIFAPGDRPDGSPKDTARNCRRTGEFVVNLVDESLAEVMNRTSATVPYGVSETKRENLETAASASVAPPRIAAAPAALECKLHSIQQIGENRLVFGIVHRVQVKEELFDVDTLRIRGDVFHPVGRMSVPNWYCKTSDLFEMIRPQ, encoded by the coding sequence ATGATCGAACTCGACCTCCTCACCACCCACGCCCACCGCGCTTATCCGATTCTGGCGGGGCTGGTCACCCCGCGCCCCATCGCATGGGTGACGACGCTCAATGAGGACGGCAGTGTGAACGCCGCGCCGTTCTCGTTTTTCAATGTGTTTGGCGACGAGCCACCACTGGTGATTTTCGCACCTGGCGACCGCCCGGACGGCTCGCCGAAGGACACCGCCCGAAACTGCCGCCGGACGGGCGAGTTCGTGGTCAATCTGGTGGACGAATCGCTCGCGGAAGTCATGAACCGCACCTCAGCCACCGTGCCCTATGGGGTGAGCGAGACGAAGCGGGAGAATCTGGAAACCGCGGCCTCTGCATCGGTCGCTCCCCCGCGCATCGCAGCGGCGCCTGCCGCATTGGAATGCAAGTTGCACTCCATCCAGCAGATTGGGGAAAACCGCCTTGTGTTTGGTATCGTCCACCGCGTGCAGGTAAAAGAGGAGTTATTTGATGTAGATACTTTGCGGATACGTGGTGATGTTTTCCATCCCGTGGGGCGGATGTCCGTGCCCAATTGGTATTGTAAAACGAGCGATCTGTTCGAAATGATCCGTCCTCAGTGA
- a CDS encoding nidogen-like domain-containing protein, with protein sequence MKNVGRRIVDGRLFLSVAGVWSMMGYASAQSTVPLRITPMEPGCYLLDWQAQEQKTHMLEGSRDLVTWKGISRVVEGSGNARSLLFEGSESTYFFRLREGAIRPGFNAVELPPNDDYSSNARLLPFVVNFLGTDYGACYVNNNGNITFGDNLSVFTPEDLRTINAQILAPFWADVDTRAEGSGVIHFSKSHDAAGFVQEYVDGHRAFGATYSEVGHFDLHPDKLNSFQIVIIEREDTGARNFDVEFNYNRIEWEAGDVDGEDGYGGLSARAGIAGRGPKPANQKFAMEVEGSGVPGAFLDKIRSSGAENTGSGLVHRTWNSDVPGRLRFEFRNGALFGAMRVNAGADVTLPYGASGSIQLQGEVFLAGVGGYTALWTQTGGATAQIANAASLTPNVTLPEAGSYVFRLTTTTKTKPRFSSYDEIIVTLEDEILTVHAGSPIELEGNAPYTVTLAGSAGFTGGGQLTLAWSQSGGETAQVSNPAILNPQVTLPGPGAYEFTLTATTDGSPPRVGSSTVTVTHSAP encoded by the coding sequence ATGAAAAACGTCGGGCGGAGGATTGTGGATGGCCGGCTCTTTTTGTCAGTCGCCGGCGTTTGGTCGATGATGGGATATGCCAGCGCCCAATCCACGGTTCCATTGCGCATCACCCCCATGGAGCCGGGGTGCTACCTGCTGGACTGGCAGGCACAGGAACAGAAGACCCACATGCTGGAAGGAAGCAGGGACCTGGTTACCTGGAAAGGCATCAGCCGGGTGGTCGAGGGATCGGGAAACGCACGTTCGCTGCTCTTTGAAGGTTCCGAATCCACTTACTTTTTCCGTCTTCGGGAGGGCGCGATCCGTCCGGGTTTCAACGCGGTGGAACTTCCTCCGAACGATGATTATTCCTCAAACGCGCGGTTGTTGCCGTTTGTGGTGAACTTCCTGGGCACCGACTATGGTGCCTGTTATGTGAACAACAATGGCAACATCACCTTCGGTGACAATTTGTCCGTCTTCACTCCCGAAGATCTCCGGACGATCAACGCACAGATTCTGGCCCCGTTTTGGGCGGATGTGGATACCAGGGCGGAGGGTTCCGGAGTCATACACTTTTCAAAAAGCCATGATGCCGCCGGGTTCGTCCAGGAATACGTGGACGGGCACCGGGCTTTCGGGGCGACTTACAGCGAAGTCGGCCACTTCGACCTGCATCCGGACAAACTCAACAGCTTCCAAATCGTCATCATCGAACGGGAGGATACCGGGGCCAGGAACTTCGATGTCGAGTTCAACTACAACAGGATCGAGTGGGAGGCGGGGGATGTGGACGGGGAGGACGGATATGGCGGACTGTCCGCGCGGGCCGGTATCGCAGGCCGCGGACCCAAGCCGGCGAACCAGAAATTCGCGATGGAGGTGGAAGGATCCGGAGTGCCCGGCGCTTTCCTTGACAAGATACGTTCGTCAGGTGCGGAGAACACCGGATCAGGTTTGGTCCATCGGACATGGAATTCGGATGTGCCGGGAAGACTTCGGTTTGAATTCCGGAATGGAGCGCTCTTCGGTGCCATGCGCGTGAACGCGGGGGCGGATGTCACATTGCCGTATGGTGCGTCAGGGAGCATCCAGCTTCAGGGCGAGGTGTTTCTGGCGGGAGTGGGCGGCTACACCGCTCTCTGGACGCAGACGGGAGGGGCTACGGCACAGATCGCGAACGCGGCTTCCCTCACTCCCAATGTGACCTTGCCGGAGGCGGGGAGTTACGTGTTCCGGCTGACGACCACGACCAAAACCAAGCCGCGGTTCTCCTCCTACGACGAGATCATCGTGACGTTGGAAGATGAGATTCTCACTGTGCATGCGGGGTCGCCGATCGAATTGGAGGGAAATGCGCCATACACCGTTACCTTGGCGGGCAGCGCCGGCTTCACGGGCGGAGGGCAGCTCACGCTCGCGTGGAGCCAGTCCGGCGGCGAAACCGCGCAAGTCTCGAATCCGGCCATTCTGAACCCCCAGGTCACTCTTCCAGGACCGGGTGCGTATGAGTTCACTCTCACCGCCACCACGGATGGTTCTCCTCCGCGGGTGGGGAGCAGCACGGTGACGGTCACCCATTCCGCGCCGTGA
- the aroB gene encoding 3-dehydroquinate synthase — protein MPSVHVDLSNRSYNVLVEPGLLAQAGKTLKKAGITNPRVAVISDETVAGFHSASLMDSLAAEGLQPTLHLVPSGEASKSMTHVEALCREMIRAGHDRKSLVVALGGGVVGDLAGFVASIFYRGIPFVQVPTTIVAQVDSSVGGKTGVNVGEGKNLLGAFHQPRLVIVDPDTLGTLPDREFHEGFAEAIKHAAIRDAGMLEELASLDPSGRGVPADLIARNIAIKARVVEADEHETRDIRALLNFGHTIGHGIEASVPYGRMLHGEAISLGIRAALLVSERHAGLSPADSAKVISLLEKFHLPLVLAPEISTETVMEKLSRDKKFSSGAIRFVVLEGLGSAKVIDTVTSGDLRQAIEHLRTL, from the coding sequence ATGCCTTCCGTCCATGTTGATCTTTCCAACCGTTCCTACAATGTCCTCGTCGAGCCGGGACTGCTCGCGCAGGCGGGCAAAACCCTGAAAAAAGCGGGCATCACCAACCCACGTGTCGCGGTCATCAGTGATGAAACGGTGGCGGGTTTCCACTCCGCGAGCCTCATGGACTCGCTTGCCGCCGAGGGCCTGCAACCCACGTTGCATCTGGTGCCGTCGGGCGAAGCGTCGAAGTCGATGACCCACGTGGAGGCCCTCTGCCGCGAGATGATCCGCGCCGGACATGACCGCAAGTCGCTCGTGGTCGCGCTTGGCGGCGGAGTCGTCGGAGATCTGGCCGGATTCGTGGCTTCCATCTTCTACCGCGGCATCCCCTTCGTCCAGGTACCCACCACCATCGTCGCACAAGTGGACTCTTCGGTGGGTGGAAAAACCGGCGTGAATGTCGGCGAGGGAAAAAACCTTCTGGGAGCCTTCCACCAACCACGTCTTGTCATCGTTGACCCCGACACCCTCGGCACCCTGCCGGATCGCGAGTTCCACGAAGGCTTCGCGGAGGCCATCAAACACGCCGCCATCCGGGACGCCGGAATGTTGGAAGAGCTCGCCTCTTTGGATCCGTCCGGACGCGGGGTCCCCGCGGATCTCATCGCCCGCAACATCGCCATCAAGGCCCGCGTGGTGGAAGCGGACGAACACGAGACCCGGGACATCCGCGCGTTGCTGAACTTCGGCCACACCATCGGCCATGGCATCGAGGCCTCCGTGCCATACGGCCGGATGCTGCACGGCGAGGCGATCTCGCTCGGCATCCGGGCCGCCCTGCTTGTTTCCGAACGCCACGCCGGACTGTCTCCCGCCGACAGCGCGAAGGTCATCTCCCTTTTGGAAAAATTCCACCTGCCGCTCGTTCTCGCTCCCGAAATTTCCACCGAAACGGTCATGGAAAAACTCTCACGCGACAAGAAATTCTCCTCCGGAGCCATCCGCTTCGTCGTGCTCGAAGGGCTGGGCAGCGCGAAAGTCATCGACACCGTGACGTCCGGGGATCTCCGTCAGGCGATCGAACATTTGAGAACCCTCTGA
- a CDS encoding cupin domain-containing protein, whose protein sequence is MEIRKHAEQTPFTTKDGSTIRSLLDLSNAPVRNQSLAEATLLPGAETERHYHRLSEEFYYLLEGRGRMEIDGLETDVEPGDAILIPPGAWHQIRATEAMRFLCCCAPPYAHGDTYFA, encoded by the coding sequence ATGGAAATCCGCAAGCACGCAGAGCAGACGCCTTTCACGACCAAGGACGGTTCGACGATCCGGAGCCTGCTGGACCTGTCAAATGCTCCCGTCCGTAACCAAAGCCTGGCGGAAGCCACCCTGCTCCCGGGCGCGGAGACGGAACGGCACTATCACCGTCTCAGTGAGGAGTTCTACTACCTGCTGGAAGGGAGGGGCAGGATGGAAATCGACGGCTTGGAAACAGATGTCGAACCTGGTGACGCGATTCTGATCCCGCCCGGGGCATGGCATCAGATCCGCGCCACAGAGGCGATGCGGTTCCTGTGCTGCTGTGCACCGCCTTATGCGCACGGGGATACCTATTTCGCCTAA
- a CDS encoding TIGR02587 family membrane protein, translating to MLRFSHHRDPAESLREYGRGIAGGLMFSLPLLYTMEVWQSGFMLHPGRILIYAVTTFGLLLLYNRFAGLRRDASFIEVLIDSVEEMGIGVVLSALVLWLTGRIEGGMDLLEIFGKIVMEGMTVAIGVSVGTAQLGAPCEGDEGFSEEEDVNGFFPQLALALCGAVLFASNVAPTEEISVIAMESPPAKLLLIALFSILMGSLILQFSGFRGAKLHVARDTAMQSVRGIVSTYAVALVVSAGSLWFFGKLDGEPFSQAMAQVVVLGFPATLGASAGRLLLQVGDSAKSKDS from the coding sequence ATGCTCCGCTTCAGCCATCATCGCGACCCCGCCGAATCGCTCCGCGAGTATGGACGCGGCATCGCCGGAGGCCTGATGTTTTCACTGCCTCTCCTTTATACGATGGAGGTGTGGCAATCCGGATTCATGCTCCATCCGGGACGAATCCTGATCTATGCCGTCACCACTTTCGGACTGCTCCTTTTGTACAACCGTTTTGCCGGGCTGCGGCGGGATGCCTCGTTTATCGAGGTGTTGATCGATTCCGTGGAGGAAATGGGAATCGGGGTGGTCCTGTCCGCCCTGGTGTTATGGCTCACGGGAAGGATCGAGGGAGGGATGGATTTGTTGGAGATTTTCGGAAAGATCGTGATGGAGGGGATGACGGTCGCGATCGGCGTATCGGTGGGGACCGCGCAGTTGGGTGCGCCTTGCGAGGGGGATGAGGGATTTTCCGAGGAGGAGGATGTGAACGGCTTTTTTCCACAACTCGCCCTGGCATTGTGTGGAGCGGTGCTTTTCGCCTCGAATGTGGCGCCAACGGAGGAGATCTCGGTGATCGCCATGGAAAGTCCGCCGGCGAAACTTCTGCTCATCGCCCTGTTCTCGATCCTGATGGGGTCTCTGATCCTTCAATTTTCCGGTTTCCGGGGGGCGAAACTCCATGTCGCGCGGGACACGGCGATGCAGTCGGTCCGGGGCATCGTCTCTACCTACGCCGTGGCATTGGTGGTGTCGGCTGGATCGCTGTGGTTTTTCGGCAAGCTGGATGGCGAGCCTTTTTCCCAAGCGATGGCGCAGGTCGTCGTGCTGGGTTTTCCGGCGACGCTGGGGGCATCCGCCGGACGGTTGCTGCTGCAAGTGGGTGATAGCGCGAAATCCAAAGACTCATGA
- a CDS encoding phosphoglycerate dehydrogenase, with translation MRILLTTCSYQDTPGPHHALMESQGWEIVRERGPLSEARMLELAGDFDAFLCGDDGITRAVIEKSLPRLKVISKYGIGLDKIDIPATKDLNVPVLFTPGVNHDTVAEHTFLLLLALAKNFAYAIDGTRAGRWDRKTGNELFEKKIGLIGLGRIGQEVARRARAFGMEVHAYGNYWPEDIASEFQITRHDSLDSLFSSVDIISPHTKLNAETLHCVNAGRLALMPEGSWVINTGRGELIDQAAVIAALDSGKLAGYAADVLDEEPPPADHPLLHHPKVIITPHVGSRTFESVPRQAMKSLTNLINALKGEGECNCANGVI, from the coding sequence ATGCGCATCCTCCTCACGACCTGCAGTTATCAAGACACTCCCGGCCCCCACCACGCCCTCATGGAATCCCAGGGCTGGGAAATCGTCCGCGAGCGCGGCCCGCTTTCCGAAGCCCGCATGCTGGAACTCGCCGGCGACTTCGACGCCTTTCTCTGCGGTGACGACGGCATCACCCGCGCGGTCATTGAAAAATCCCTGCCGCGCCTGAAGGTGATCTCCAAGTATGGCATCGGCCTCGACAAGATCGACATCCCCGCGACGAAGGATCTGAACGTCCCCGTGCTTTTCACCCCCGGAGTAAACCACGACACCGTCGCCGAGCACACGTTCCTGCTGCTGCTCGCCCTGGCGAAGAATTTCGCCTATGCCATCGACGGCACCCGCGCCGGACGCTGGGACCGGAAAACCGGCAACGAGCTTTTCGAGAAAAAGATCGGCCTCATCGGTCTCGGCCGCATCGGCCAGGAAGTGGCACGTCGCGCGCGCGCCTTCGGGATGGAGGTGCATGCGTATGGAAACTACTGGCCGGAGGACATCGCCTCCGAATTCCAGATCACGCGCCATGACTCGCTCGATTCATTGTTTTCCTCCGTGGACATCATCAGCCCGCATACCAAGCTGAACGCCGAAACCCTCCACTGCGTGAATGCCGGGCGCCTCGCCCTCATGCCCGAAGGCTCGTGGGTCATCAACACCGGTCGTGGCGAACTCATCGACCAGGCGGCGGTCATCGCCGCGCTGGATTCCGGAAAACTCGCGGGCTACGCGGCGGACGTCCTCGACGAGGAACCCCCTCCGGCGGATCACCCGCTGCTGCACCACCCGAAGGTGATCATCACGCCACACGTCGGCTCGCGGACCTTCGAGAGCGTGCCACGCCAGGCAATGAAATCCCTGACGAACCTCATCAACGCGCTGAAGGGCGAGGGTGAGTGCAATTGCGCGAATGGTGTGATCTGA
- the dusB gene encoding tRNA dihydrouridine synthase DusB — translation MLHWFSDNRFPLYLAPMAGVTDVIFRQICKELGADVMVTEFVSAEGIMQADDRTRKYTEFTDGQRPVGVQLFGADGERMGEAARKIIDWKRPDFIDINFGCPVNKVVSRNGGSSLLKDCPVLASVASGVAKAVGDQVPVTAKMRIGWDENSVNAVEVAKILEDCGMQAIAVHGRTRAQGYGGEANWDVIDAVARAVKVPVIGNGDIHCGADLVKRKSETAVSGVMIGRAAMQNPWVFREAKHFLETGEVLPEVAVEERWALVLRHCRLAVDSGRNGNERQTLTAMRSRLMAYCKGFPGAKELRQMLCQVSSVAQVEDLAAWSLQKHLVLAEL, via the coding sequence GTGCTCCACTGGTTTTCCGACAACAGATTTCCGCTCTACCTCGCCCCGATGGCCGGCGTGACGGATGTGATTTTCCGCCAGATCTGCAAGGAACTGGGAGCGGATGTGATGGTGACGGAGTTCGTCTCCGCCGAGGGCATCATGCAGGCGGACGACCGGACGCGGAAATACACGGAATTCACGGACGGGCAGCGGCCGGTGGGTGTGCAACTGTTCGGCGCGGACGGCGAGCGCATGGGCGAGGCGGCGAGGAAGATCATCGACTGGAAGCGTCCGGACTTCATCGACATCAACTTCGGTTGTCCGGTGAACAAGGTGGTCTCGCGCAATGGCGGATCGTCGTTGCTGAAGGATTGCCCGGTTCTGGCGAGTGTCGCATCCGGCGTTGCCAAGGCGGTGGGCGACCAGGTTCCGGTCACCGCGAAGATGCGGATCGGCTGGGATGAAAATTCGGTGAACGCCGTGGAGGTGGCGAAGATTTTGGAAGACTGCGGCATGCAGGCCATCGCGGTTCACGGCCGCACCCGGGCGCAAGGCTATGGTGGCGAGGCGAACTGGGATGTGATCGACGCCGTGGCGCGTGCGGTGAAGGTGCCGGTGATCGGAAACGGTGACATCCACTGCGGGGCGGACCTGGTGAAGCGCAAAAGCGAAACCGCCGTCTCCGGCGTGATGATCGGCCGTGCGGCGATGCAGAACCCGTGGGTTTTCCGTGAGGCGAAGCATTTTCTCGAAACCGGGGAGGTGCTGCCGGAGGTGGCGGTGGAGGAACGCTGGGCGCTCGTGCTGCGCCATTGCAGGCTGGCGGTGGACAGCGGGCGGAATGGAAACGAGAGGCAGACGCTCACGGCCATGCGGTCACGCCTGATGGCTTATTGTAAGGGATTTCCGGGAGCGAAGGAACTGCGCCAGATGTTGTGCCAGGTGTCTTCCGTGGCACAGGTGGAGGACCTCGCCGCCTGGTCACTCCAGAAACATCTAGTGCTCGCGGAGTTGTGA